The Listeria cossartiae subsp. cossartiae genome includes the window ATGGTGGAGTTAAAGGATAAGAAAGGAAGTAATTTAAAATGAAAAAATTAGTAGCGACAGCGCCTCGTGTGGCGGCATTAGTAGAATATAATGATCGTGAAGTTTTAGAAGATGAAGTAAAAATCAAAGTACAATTCGCTTCTCCAAAACATGGTACCGAAGTAGTTGATTTTAGAGGAATTAGTCCTTTTATTGATGAAGAATTTTCACCAGAATGGAATCTATTTGTTTCACGTGAAACAAATAGTGCGCGAGGCATTGTATTTGGCGAGTTTCAGCTAGGTAACATGGTCGTTGGTGAAGTTGTGGAATGTGGGAGCCAAGTGACGGAATATGCGCTTGGGGATATCGTTTGTTCTTACGGACCCATTATGGAAACAGTTATTGTAAAAGCTGTTGATAATTATAAATTACGCAAATTGCCAAAAGGTGCTAATTGGAAAAATGCAGTTTGCTACGACCCGGCTCAATTTGCAATGAGTGGCGTGCGTGATGCACATGTTCGCGCGGGCGATTACGTTGTTGTTGTCGGACTTGGCGCGATTGGTCAAATTGCGATTCAACTAGCGAAAAAAGCTGGTGCAAGTGTTGTTATCGGGGTTGATCCACTTAGTCATCGTCGTGAAATCGCTGAAAAACATGGAGCAGATGCTACGTTTGATCCGATTACGACAGATGTTGGTTTAGAAGTGAAACGCCTTACTGGTAAACTTGGAGCAGATTCTATCATTGAAACAAGCGGTAATGCGGCGGCACTTCAAGCTGCGTTGCGCGGAATTGCATACGGCGGAACGATTTCTTACGTAGCATTCGCGAAACCTTTCCCAGAAGGCTTTAACCTAGGACGTGAAGCTCATTTCAACAATGCGAAAATCGTCTTTTCTCGTGCGGCTAGTGAGCCAAATCCGGATTATCCGCGTTGGGATCGTAAGCGTATCGAGGAAACTTGTTGGGAATTACTGATGAATGGGTACTTAGATTGCTCGGATATTATTGATCCAGTCGTTCCATTCGCTGATTCTGCTGAGAGCTACATGAAATATGTCGACCAACAACCTGATTTAAGTATTAAAATGGGGATTACCCTTTAAGGAGCGATAATAATGAAATTAGGCACACAAAACCAAGCATTTTTCCCGGAAAATATTGAAGAAAAATTTGCTTATGTAAAAGAAATGGGCTTTGAAGGTTTTGAAATTGATGGTAAATTGCTTGTTGAAAATTTGGATGAAGTAAAGAAGGCTATCGAAAAAACTGGGCTACCTGTTAGTACTGCATGTGGCGGTTATGATGGTTGGATTGGTGACTTCATTGAAGAGCGCAGACTGAACGGTTTAGAAGAAATTAAGGCGATTTTAGAAGCTTTAGCAGAAGTTGGCGGGCAAGGGATTGTTGTTCCAGCGGCGTGGGGAATGTTCACGTACCGCCTTCCACCAATGACTTCACCGCGTAGCCAAGCCGGCGATTTCAAAGCTGTGAGCGAGTCATTAATTTACTTGGATAAAATTGCTGGTGAGACTGGCACGAAAGTTTATCTTGAGCCGCTTAACAGATACCAAGATCACATGATTAATTTGCTGGGTGATGCGCAGAAATATATTGATGAAAATAATCTCAAAAATGTAGAAATTATCGCTGACTTCTATCATATGAACATTGAAGAAGATAGCATTCCAGCTGCACTTGAGATGTATAAAGCATCGATTGGTCATATTCATGTTGCTGATAATCATCGCTACCAACCAGGAAGCGGCAGCCTTGATTTTAAAACAAGTTTTGATCAACTGAAAAAGAATGGTTACAACGGATTTTTAACTTTTGAATGTCGTGTTCGCAGTGAAAATCCTGAACAAGCTTATAAAGATGCATTAGCACATTTAAAAAGCTGTTTAATTTAAAATAGAAAATCCGTCCCATTCAAAGCGGACGGATTTTTCTAAAAGGAGTTTCGGATAATGAAAAAAAGAGTTGCGATTATAGGCGCCGGACAAGTCGCTGAGAAGGTCCACGCTGCATATTATAAGACGAGAAATGAACTAGAGCTTGTGGCTGTTTGCGATCCAAGTATGGAACGCGGTGAAGAGTTCCGCGTGAACAATGGTTTTGAGAAGCATTTTGCTACAGCAGAAGAAATGTTTGCTACAGAAAAAATTGATATTGTGAGTATTTGTACGCCCAACCGGTTTCATTTTGACAATGTGATGCTGTCATTAGTACATGGGGCAGACGTAATGTGTGAAAAACCACCCGCAATGAGTGCGGCGGAAGCGAAAGCGATGTGGGAGCTGGCTGAGAAAAAAGGTGCAATTTTGGCGTATGATTTCCACCATCGTTTTTCCAGTGAAGCACAGTTTTTGAAGGAAAATTCGGCGCTTTTAGGTGAGATTTATTGTGTGAAGGCTACTGCGCTTCGTCGTTCTGGTGTCCCGGGTTGGGGAACGTTTACGAACAAAGAAATGCAAGGCGGGGGTCCATTGATTGATATGGGGATTCATATGCTTGATGCGGCGATGTTTGTCCTTGGTTTTCCAAAAGTGAAGAAAGTAACGGCAAAAAGTTTCCAAAAAATCGGGACGAAGAAAAGTGCTGGGACATTTGGTTCGTGGGATCCGAAAAAATATACAGTGGAAGATTCTTTATTCGGCTTTATTGAATTGGAAAATGGCGGATTGATTGAGCTTGATACTTCTTTTGCGTTACATATTAAACCGGAAAACATGCTAAATGTCGACTTTTTCGGTGATTTAGCTGGTGGAAGTTTATACCCGGCTGAAATTTATACAGATAATGCAGGTGCGTTTGAGTTATTGGAGAGCCTTGGTCAATTGGACGAAAATAAACACGAAAATAGTATGAAAGCCTTTGTTGATAGTGTTCTTGGTGATGGAAAAGTGGAGCTTGCTGGAGCAGAACAAGGTTATATCATCCAAAAAATCGTTGAAAGCTTATACGAATCGGCAGAAAAAGGTGAGAGTGTTTCTTTATGAGGAAAATAATCGAGAAGGAATTTGCATTAAATTATCTAAATAAATATGGTAGCCAAATGACTGTGGGAAATGGTTATTTGGGCGTGCGCGGTGCTCTTGAAGAAGAGTATCCGGAGCAAGTTCGCGGTATGTATGTGGCGGGAATTTATAATCGTCCGAGCGGTTCGATGAGTTCGGAGCTAGTGAATTTGCCGGATGTGACACGATTCCAAGTGACGCTTGATGGCGAAGTTTTTTCGATGCAAGCGGGAAAAGTCCACACATACGAACGTTTTTTAGATATGGACACAGGAGAATTAGTTCGCAAAATCACTTGGGAAAGTAGCGCGGGAAAAAAATACCAACTGAATTTTCACCGATTTGTTTCAAAAGAAATAAAACATGTTATCGCGGCTAAAGTGGAAATTACACCTTTGAGCGACAATATGAAAGTGAAAGTAAAGACTGGTATTGACGCGCAACAAACCAATTTTGGAACACAGCAGTTAGCGGAGTCGAGTTTGCGGATTTTTGATGAAGAATTGATGGTTGGCGAATACGAAACGATCGAGAGCAAACAGCGAATTACAATAGCAACAAAAGTGAACGAAAAAGGAATTTTCACTGCGAAAAATCGGCAATTGATGACCGAAGTGGAGCAAGAAATCGCTGTAAACCAAATGTTCACTTTGGAAAAACTAAGTGTGGTTAAAACTTCGCTAGACGAAGTGGACGCGGAATTTCCAAAAGAAAGCTATGCAGAACTGAAAGCGGCTTCGGAAACTATTTGGGCTGATTTTTGGGAGCATGCGGGTGTTCGCGTTAAGAGCACGAATGCGTTCGATCAGTTTGCGCTGGATTTTGCGTGCTATCATTTAGAAATTATGACGCCGAAAGAAGATTCCCGCTGTAGCGTTGGTGCGAAAGGGCTGACCGGGGAAGGATACAAGGGACATGTTTTTTGGGATACAGAAATTTTTATTATGCCATTTTTCCTTTATAATCAGCCGGAAATTGCCAAACAACTACTGCAATATCGTTATCTTCATTTGAAAGAAGCAAAAGAAAAAGCGGTGAAAAACGGCTATAATGGGGCGCTTTATCCGTGGGAAAGTGCATTCTCTGGTGAAGAAGAAACACCTGAATTTGCAGCGATTAACATTCGGACTGGAACGCGTCAAAAGGTAGCTTCGGCAATTTCGGAGCATCACTTAGTGGCGGACATTGCTTATGCGGTTTGTGAATATGAAGCGGCAACGGGTGATGCGCAGTTCATGGCTGATTGTGGCGCGGAATTGCTTCTTGAAACAGCGGAATTTTGGATTAGCCGTGCAACTAATCGTAATGGGCGCTTGGAAATCCTTGATGTAATTGGGCCTGACGAGTACACGGAGCATATCGATAATAATACTTATACGAATTACATGGCGCATTTCAATGTGAAAAAAGCGCTTGAATGGAATAAAGATAATAAAGCTTTCGCGGCTCAAGCAGAAAAATTCCTTGAAAATCTATATTTACCAGTCGAAAACGAAGC containing:
- a CDS encoding zinc-dependent alcohol dehydrogenase → MKKLVATAPRVAALVEYNDREVLEDEVKIKVQFASPKHGTEVVDFRGISPFIDEEFSPEWNLFVSRETNSARGIVFGEFQLGNMVVGEVVECGSQVTEYALGDIVCSYGPIMETVIVKAVDNYKLRKLPKGANWKNAVCYDPAQFAMSGVRDAHVRAGDYVVVVGLGAIGQIAIQLAKKAGASVVIGVDPLSHRREIAEKHGADATFDPITTDVGLEVKRLTGKLGADSIIETSGNAAALQAALRGIAYGGTISYVAFAKPFPEGFNLGREAHFNNAKIVFSRAASEPNPDYPRWDRKRIEETCWELLMNGYLDCSDIIDPVVPFADSAESYMKYVDQQPDLSIKMGITL
- a CDS encoding sugar phosphate isomerase/epimerase family protein, producing the protein MKLGTQNQAFFPENIEEKFAYVKEMGFEGFEIDGKLLVENLDEVKKAIEKTGLPVSTACGGYDGWIGDFIEERRLNGLEEIKAILEALAEVGGQGIVVPAAWGMFTYRLPPMTSPRSQAGDFKAVSESLIYLDKIAGETGTKVYLEPLNRYQDHMINLLGDAQKYIDENNLKNVEIIADFYHMNIEEDSIPAALEMYKASIGHIHVADNHRYQPGSGSLDFKTSFDQLKKNGYNGFLTFECRVRSENPEQAYKDALAHLKSCLI
- a CDS encoding Gfo/Idh/MocA family protein — protein: MKKRVAIIGAGQVAEKVHAAYYKTRNELELVAVCDPSMERGEEFRVNNGFEKHFATAEEMFATEKIDIVSICTPNRFHFDNVMLSLVHGADVMCEKPPAMSAAEAKAMWELAEKKGAILAYDFHHRFSSEAQFLKENSALLGEIYCVKATALRRSGVPGWGTFTNKEMQGGGPLIDMGIHMLDAAMFVLGFPKVKKVTAKSFQKIGTKKSAGTFGSWDPKKYTVEDSLFGFIELENGGLIELDTSFALHIKPENMLNVDFFGDLAGGSLYPAEIYTDNAGAFELLESLGQLDENKHENSMKAFVDSVLGDGKVELAGAEQGYIIQKIVESLYESAEKGESVSL
- a CDS encoding glycoside hydrolase family 65 protein, giving the protein MRKIIEKEFALNYLNKYGSQMTVGNGYLGVRGALEEEYPEQVRGMYVAGIYNRPSGSMSSELVNLPDVTRFQVTLDGEVFSMQAGKVHTYERFLDMDTGELVRKITWESSAGKKYQLNFHRFVSKEIKHVIAAKVEITPLSDNMKVKVKTGIDAQQTNFGTQQLAESSLRIFDEELMVGEYETIESKQRITIATKVNEKGIFTAKNRQLMTEVEQEIAVNQMFTLEKLSVVKTSLDEVDAEFPKESYAELKAASETIWADFWEHAGVRVKSTNAFDQFALDFACYHLEIMTPKEDSRCSVGAKGLTGEGYKGHVFWDTEIFIMPFFLYNQPEIAKQLLQYRYLHLKEAKEKAVKNGYNGALYPWESAFSGEEETPEFAAINIRTGTRQKVASAISEHHLVADIAYAVCEYEAATGDAQFMADCGAELLLETAEFWISRATNRNGRLEILDVIGPDEYTEHIDNNTYTNYMAHFNVKKALEWNKDNKAFAAQAEKFLENLYLPVENEAGLIPQDDTFLQKDWINLDKYKAAQGTQGILLDYSRQEVNELQILKQADLVMLFYLFPKMFAPEIVKKNLDYYEKRTIHDSSLSKAIHAIVENQTGNRAQAYQFFQEACLIDLGSEPHSSDDGLHAASLGAIWLAVVFGFAGIDTSGELLEIAPNLPDAWQAVAFEFAWKGETISVEIAPNTLQLSKSTKSVLELVIYGEKQQLTDTLTINLEQKDVSL